From Mycoplasmopsis gallinacea, the proteins below share one genomic window:
- a CDS encoding M17 family metallopeptidase, which yields MLKITKEFNKENIKMLLAFEGENLPAFVGKKHGKITIDFANNLAYLFAEKDKQSLFELHQLIKDTFGETNYDFDLDFASFVKHFKQEEILRALISKIYFAKANLFKKSIELDNKKDEEQKEKSLNLVLGDSYEALIEQANKYVIIAEQVNKTRNLQIMPENFLNSEMLAAKIAEDFSGIENLKVTTLTKKEIQDLGMNLLLSVNQGSTHEPRVVIVEYKGNPENTESVSIVGKGITFDTGGVNTKGYHMEGMKYDMSGSVIAAYAVKSLALLKAKVNASAIMCITDNRINNDASLPENVYKSMSGKWVEVVDTDAEGRLVLADGLYYAASILKPSTIVDVATLTASILVSLGNTYSGIFTENDTKYSKFEAASKLAQEKVWRMPIHEDFNKGNKGSKVADLASWSSSVKQDSSQAAMFLKEFTNGIDFIHCDVAGTADKAGEPQGELVATLVEFCLNQ from the coding sequence ATGTTAAAAATTACAAAGGAATTTAACAAAGAAAATATCAAAATGCTTTTAGCTTTTGAAGGTGAAAATTTACCTGCATTTGTGGGTAAAAAACATGGAAAAATCACAATTGATTTTGCTAATAATCTTGCTTATCTTTTTGCTGAAAAAGACAAGCAATCTCTTTTTGAACTTCACCAGTTAATTAAAGATACATTTGGTGAAACAAATTATGATTTTGACCTTGATTTTGCTTCATTTGTGAAACATTTTAAACAAGAAGAGATCTTAAGAGCTTTAATTTCTAAAATCTACTTTGCTAAGGCAAATCTTTTTAAAAAATCAATTGAACTTGATAATAAAAAAGATGAAGAGCAAAAAGAAAAATCTTTAAATTTAGTGCTTGGAGATTCATATGAAGCTTTAATTGAGCAAGCTAATAAATACGTAATTATTGCAGAGCAAGTAAACAAAACAAGAAATTTACAAATTATGCCTGAAAATTTCTTAAACTCAGAAATGCTTGCAGCTAAAATTGCTGAAGATTTTAGTGGAATTGAAAATCTTAAAGTAACTACTTTAACTAAAAAAGAAATTCAAGATTTAGGAATGAATTTACTATTATCAGTAAACCAAGGATCAACACATGAACCTAGAGTGGTTATTGTTGAATATAAAGGAAACCCTGAAAATACCGAAAGTGTAAGTATTGTAGGTAAAGGAATTACTTTTGATACTGGTGGAGTTAATACTAAAGGGTATCATATGGAAGGGATGAAATATGATATGTCTGGATCTGTAATTGCAGCTTATGCAGTTAAATCACTTGCTCTTTTAAAAGCAAAAGTAAATGCAAGCGCAATTATGTGCATTACAGATAATAGAATTAATAATGACGCTTCACTTCCTGAAAACGTGTATAAATCAATGTCAGGAAAATGAGTTGAAGTTGTTGATACAGATGCTGAAGGTAGATTGGTGCTTGCTGATGGACTTTACTATGCAGCTTCGATTTTAAAACCCTCAACAATTGTTGATGTTGCAACTTTAACAGCTTCAATTTTAGTTTCACTTGGAAACACTTATTCAGGTATTTTTACTGAAAATGATACTAAATACTCAAAATTTGAAGCAGCTTCAAAATTAGCTCAAGAAAAAGTGTGAAGAATGCCAATACATGAAGATTTTAACAAAGGAAATAAAGGTTCAAAAGTTGCAGATTTAGCTTCTTGAAGTTCAAGTGTTAAACAAGATAGTTCACAAGCTGCAATGTTTTTAAAAGAATTTACTAATGGAATCGATTTTATTCACTGTGATGTTGCCGGAACTGCTGATAAAGCTGGCGAACCACAAGGTGAATTAGTTGCTACTTTAGTAGAGTTTTGCTTAAACCAATAA
- a CDS encoding DNA topoisomerase IV subunit A, with the protein MNKNKVIEKIINESLEKIMSDRFGKYSKYVIQQRALPDVRDGLKPVQRRILYSMFGLGLDFDKPYKKSARVVGDVIGKYHPHGDSSVYEAMVNMAQWWKSNVPLLDMHGNIGSIDDDPAAAMRYTEVRMSKITKYILNDIKKNTVTFAPNFDDSEIEPTVLPSIFPNILINGTKGIAIGMATEMPPHNLAEIIDASIFRIKNPKSNLEQILSIVKGPDFPTGGVIKGIKGIVEAFDKGRNEKEKIRLFAKYRIFEDKNNKYIEITEIPFGVIKSKLVYEIDMLINKKDIDGIEEIKDQSDRNGINILITLSKDANEQSILSYLMQKTQLQVTYSYNNVVIDQNSPKNYGILGLLDSYLVHVKEIKTKTLIYDLEKNKLRLEIVDGFIKVSEITDEVIEVIRNAEGSKAGVIEALIQNFAFTKNQATAIAELRLYRLSKTDKQAYLNEREELLSAISRIELLLNNEKEFNKFIIAQLKEIKDQFATERKTIIEEDEFDFSYEQTDLVKEEQVQIGISRFGYLKRISQKVAESNAMLTYALKEEDYLIRYNTFNTLNNLLIFTNLGNYAIVPIFKISESKWKDLGVHLSEFVNVRPDEEIVALYEVDSWDKNLFVALGSQKGMFKKVALKEFEVSRINKKYTAMPLADNDKIVNATISDNTKDIVIITNSGYVTRYSENDIAQYSPKAKGNKGLYLSLNDQVANFETLNPDQSLAMLNSDRIFKSIPLTKIPYIPKNIKGKQIFKDFKLNEKTLLWDLTIYNDVLDILAKDDDQKSYLDNLDNIYQKQDGHIKANIDNLIMVKFNKNAKLNFDPSQKTKVVQNIKEEKQSYSILEKELFDRENSLDELLSRLDKNLGKK; encoded by the coding sequence ATGAATAAAAACAAAGTTATTGAAAAAATTATTAATGAATCACTTGAAAAAATTATGTCTGATCGTTTCGGAAAATACTCTAAATACGTTATTCAACAAAGAGCGCTTCCTGATGTTAGAGATGGCCTTAAACCAGTTCAAAGAAGAATTTTATACTCAATGTTTGGGCTTGGTTTAGACTTTGATAAACCATATAAAAAATCAGCTCGTGTAGTTGGTGATGTTATTGGTAAATATCACCCGCATGGTGATTCATCAGTTTATGAAGCCATGGTTAATATGGCTCAATGATGAAAAAGTAATGTGCCACTTTTAGATATGCACGGAAATATCGGATCAATTGATGATGACCCTGCAGCTGCTATGCGTTATACCGAAGTTAGAATGTCAAAAATTACAAAGTACATTCTTAATGATATTAAGAAAAACACAGTAACTTTTGCTCCTAACTTTGACGATTCTGAAATTGAACCAACTGTTTTACCTTCGATTTTCCCTAACATTTTAATTAACGGAACTAAAGGGATTGCTATTGGTATGGCTACTGAAATGCCACCACATAACTTAGCTGAAATTATTGATGCAAGTATTTTTAGAATTAAAAATCCTAAGTCTAATTTAGAACAAATTCTTTCAATTGTAAAAGGTCCTGACTTTCCAACTGGTGGGGTTATCAAAGGAATTAAAGGAATTGTTGAAGCCTTTGACAAAGGGAGAAACGAAAAAGAAAAAATTCGTTTATTTGCTAAATATAGAATTTTTGAAGATAAAAATAACAAATATATAGAAATTACTGAAATTCCTTTTGGTGTAATTAAATCTAAGTTAGTTTATGAAATCGATATGTTAATTAACAAAAAAGATATTGATGGAATTGAAGAAATTAAGGATCAATCTGACCGTAATGGAATTAACATTTTAATTACTCTTTCAAAAGATGCTAATGAACAAAGTATTTTAAGTTACTTAATGCAAAAAACTCAGCTCCAAGTTACTTATTCATACAACAATGTTGTTATTGATCAAAATTCACCTAAAAACTATGGAATTTTGGGGTTATTAGACTCATATTTAGTTCATGTAAAAGAAATTAAAACTAAAACTTTAATTTACGATTTAGAGAAAAATAAACTTCGTTTAGAAATTGTTGATGGATTTATTAAAGTTAGCGAAATCACTGATGAAGTTATTGAAGTAATTAGAAATGCTGAAGGCTCAAAAGCTGGTGTTATTGAAGCTCTTATTCAAAACTTTGCCTTCACTAAAAACCAAGCCACAGCTATTGCGGAATTAAGACTTTACCGTCTTAGCAAAACAGATAAGCAAGCTTATTTAAATGAAAGAGAAGAACTTTTAAGTGCTATTTCTAGAATCGAGCTTCTTTTAAACAATGAAAAAGAATTTAACAAATTCATCATTGCTCAACTTAAAGAAATTAAAGATCAATTTGCAACTGAAAGAAAAACAATTATTGAAGAAGATGAATTTGACTTTAGCTACGAACAAACTGACTTAGTTAAAGAAGAACAGGTGCAAATTGGAATTTCTCGTTTTGGATACTTAAAGAGAATTTCACAAAAAGTAGCTGAATCTAACGCAATGCTAACTTATGCTCTTAAAGAAGAAGATTATCTTATTAGATACAACACTTTTAATACATTAAATAATTTATTAATTTTCACTAACCTTGGAAATTACGCAATTGTCCCAATTTTTAAAATTAGCGAATCAAAATGAAAAGATTTAGGGGTTCATTTATCTGAATTTGTCAATGTGCGTCCAGATGAAGAAATTGTTGCTCTTTATGAAGTAGATTCATGAGATAAAAACCTTTTTGTGGCGCTTGGAAGCCAAAAAGGAATGTTCAAAAAAGTTGCTTTAAAAGAATTTGAAGTTTCTAGAATTAACAAAAAATACACAGCTATGCCACTTGCTGATAATGATAAAATTGTTAATGCAACAATTAGTGATAACACTAAAGATATTGTAATTATTACTAATAGTGGATATGTAACTCGTTATTCAGAAAATGACATTGCGCAATATAGTCCTAAAGCTAAAGGAAATAAAGGTTTATACCTTTCGTTAAATGATCAAGTTGCTAACTTTGAAACTTTAAACCCAGATCAAAGTCTTGCAATGTTAAATAGTGATAGAATCTTTAAATCAATTCCGCTCACTAAAATTCCATATATCCCTAAAAACATTAAGGGAAAACAAATTTTTAAAGACTTTAAACTTAATGAAAAAACACTTCTTTGAGATTTAACTATTTATAATGATGTTTTAGATATTTTAGCTAAAGATGATGATCAAAAAAGTTATTTAGATAACTTAGACAATATTTATCAAAAACAAGATGGACACATTAAAGCTAACATTGATAACCTAATTATGGTTAAATTCAACAAAAATGCTAAACTTAATTTTGATCCAAGTCAAAAAACCAAGGTTGTTCAAAACATCAAAGAAGAAAAACAATCATATTCAATTTTAGAAAAAGAGCTTTTTGATCGCGAAAATAGCTTAGATGAACTTTTAAGTAGATTGGACAAAAATTTAGGTAAAAAATAA
- a CDS encoding IS3 family transposase — MRQLKAHEWLELFGSYEDYKNNLISKNDFELKYYSIRGFSFFDRKFNDAKKYFVLKYNRYNLGMINIESQTGKSPKKGKGSGRPRKQKITPIEIVKKEWEKMPKEQLIEILEIYKDSFDRNNIEVDISKIKKSSLSTRKLGLCFNKSKSTIHNLKNKDQQARKKSVNTKYDELIIESFKKNKGLFGRKRLESYIRTKFQIALNYRTIGRAMRRLNLFCLTRRKKRDREQKKTNVKFIDLVNRDYHGETNQIIATDVTYISAPKDCLNNFVFLSVAIDHKSKFVVNYNLSKRNDLELVIEHMSKIKMDKKWIAHSDHGFQYSSKTYVDLIQKNNGVVSMGRVGNSLDNREAEYFFSILKSECLKLIDITKITFNELKSLIDDFVFWYNNERIQSVLNWKTPQECWGVLPN; from the coding sequence ATGAGACAATTAAAGGCACATGAATGATTAGAACTATTCGGTAGTTATGAAGATTACAAAAATAATTTGATATCGAAAAATGATTTTGAACTTAAATATTACTCAATTAGAGGTTTTAGTTTCTTTGATAGAAAATTCAATGATGCTAAAAAATATTTTGTATTGAAGTATAACAGATATAATTTAGGAATGATAAATATAGAATCGCAAACAGGTAAATCACCTAAAAAAGGTAAAGGTTCAGGTAGACCAAGGAAGCAAAAAATTACTCCTATCGAAATTGTAAAAAAGGAGTGAGAAAAAATGCCTAAGGAACAATTGATTGAGATTTTAGAAATTTATAAAGACTCTTTTGATAGAAATAATATTGAAGTTGATATTTCTAAAATCAAGAAATCTTCACTTTCTACAAGAAAATTGGGTCTATGCTTTAATAAATCTAAGTCAACAATTCACAATCTAAAAAATAAAGATCAGCAAGCGAGAAAAAAATCTGTAAATACTAAATATGATGAATTAATAATTGAGTCATTTAAGAAAAATAAGGGTTTGTTTGGCAGAAAAAGATTGGAAAGCTATATTAGAACAAAATTCCAAATAGCTCTAAATTATAGGACTATTGGTAGAGCAATGAGAAGATTAAACTTATTTTGTTTAACCAGAAGAAAGAAAAGAGACAGAGAACAAAAGAAAACAAACGTAAAATTTATAGATCTTGTTAATCGTGATTATCATGGAGAGACAAACCAAATAATTGCTACTGATGTTACTTATATTTCTGCACCAAAAGATTGCTTAAACAATTTTGTATTTTTATCTGTTGCGATTGATCACAAAAGCAAATTTGTTGTTAATTATAATCTTTCAAAAAGAAATGATTTAGAACTAGTAATTGAACATATGTCTAAAATCAAAATGGACAAAAAATGAATAGCTCATTCTGATCATGGTTTCCAATATTCTTCAAAAACTTATGTAGATTTAATTCAGAAAAACAATGGTGTTGTATCAATGGGTAGAGTTGGAAATTCTTTAGATAATAGAGAAGCAGAATATTTCTTTTCAATTTTAAAATCAGAATGTTTAAAATTAATCGACATTACAAAAATAACTTTTAATGAATTAAAATCACTGATTGATGATTTTGTATTTTGATACAACAATGAAAGAATTCAATCAGTATTAAATTGAAAAACACCTCAAGAGTGCTGAGGTGTTTTACCAAATTAA
- a CDS encoding C1 family peptidase, whose protein sequence is MKLKNKKILTSLLVSPSLLIPFSAISTTTSANSDAPKLELFQTKSPEEIARMPFFDAREYNLVTSVKNQGHEGLCWAYTIASMLETNILKNNIGNYTKNSLDIDEHAIDYISNSWNHNADKLNLNLDAKEWKGLLGEGNHLSYAFNGLMRNTSPIAQTNQTEFPNFNNPTIAKIKNAVKINHTINDIKLAIAKYGSVGVAYAFNRMNFHPETVWYNEPNSIIVTKSPKERYIGNHASVIVGWNDDYYKSNFGPETPKQTGGFIIKNSWGTRMHGQGYFMLSYDSLDLLHEVMAVEVEDNNAYQNTYYYDTKNSFSLFELPGTNERTMANIFPVKKANDEIIEKLKSINFALRGSNITAKIKIYVKNSSMSNPEDGELKLTQKVEIPNSGDKGFYTIDLNKEIILNKSQYFSIIVDVTNKGQKNVDLMASDETRDTLSFYKNNNQWVNSKNDNVVFGIKAHTLEVPINELNKGTAVNEENKELEESSGTNTNNNPSESDAENNPPRIDDSVSESESSESEIETNAGTNVEEPSDSDVSREEEETGSPKTDDSRTDSSPEENNAISKESDTSEAESNNNPPTIDDSVRESESSEGEIETNIGTNVEEPSDSDVSREEEETGSPKTDDSRTDSSPEENNAISKESDTSEAESNNNPPTIDDSVRESESSEGEIETNIGTNVEEPTEPSDSDISREEETGSPKTADSRTDSSPDGKIDQVNDSSTSESQPNNPVETGDQTNSNTTTDESSVTESDNSNNEKELEDVSINSKKPKTNKTNVILWSILGALAGIVTFGMATFFIVKSMKKRVKK, encoded by the coding sequence ATGAAATTAAAAAATAAAAAAATATTAACTAGTTTATTAGTTAGCCCAAGTTTATTGATACCTTTTAGTGCGATAAGCACAACCACATCAGCTAATTCTGACGCACCAAAATTAGAGCTTTTTCAAACTAAAAGCCCAGAAGAAATTGCAAGAATGCCTTTTTTTGATGCAAGAGAATACAATTTAGTTACTAGTGTTAAGAATCAAGGTCATGAAGGCCTTTGTTGAGCATATACAATTGCTTCAATGTTAGAAACTAATATTTTAAAAAATAATATAGGGAATTACACTAAAAATTCTTTAGATATTGATGAACACGCAATTGATTACATAAGTAATAGTTGAAATCACAATGCAGATAAGTTAAATTTAAATCTCGATGCTAAAGAATGAAAAGGACTTTTAGGCGAAGGAAATCATTTATCTTACGCATTTAATGGTTTGATGAGAAATACATCCCCAATTGCTCAAACTAATCAAACTGAGTTTCCTAATTTTAATAACCCTACAATTGCCAAAATTAAAAATGCTGTAAAAATTAATCATACTATCAATGATATTAAATTAGCGATTGCCAAATACGGTTCTGTAGGAGTTGCTTATGCTTTTAATCGAATGAATTTTCATCCTGAAACCGTTTGATACAACGAACCAAATTCAATTATTGTAACTAAATCACCTAAAGAGAGATATATCGGAAATCATGCCTCAGTTATTGTGGGCTGAAACGATGATTATTATAAATCTAATTTTGGACCTGAAACACCGAAACAAACAGGTGGCTTTATTATTAAAAATAGTTGAGGAACTAGAATGCATGGTCAGGGCTACTTTATGCTTTCATACGATTCATTAGATTTACTTCATGAAGTAATGGCAGTTGAAGTAGAAGATAATAATGCATATCAAAATACTTACTATTATGATACAAAAAATTCATTTTCTTTATTTGAACTCCCTGGTACTAATGAAAGAACAATGGCAAATATTTTTCCTGTTAAAAAAGCAAATGACGAAATTATAGAAAAATTAAAGTCAATTAATTTTGCACTTAGAGGCTCAAATATTACTGCTAAAATCAAAATTTATGTTAAAAATTCTTCAATGTCTAATCCTGAAGATGGTGAATTAAAATTAACTCAAAAAGTGGAAATTCCAAATTCTGGCGATAAAGGATTTTATACAATTGATTTAAATAAAGAAATTATTTTAAATAAAAGCCAATATTTTTCAATCATAGTTGATGTCACTAATAAAGGCCAAAAAAATGTTGATTTGATGGCAAGTGATGAAACTAGAGACACTTTGAGCTTTTATAAAAATAATAATCAATGAGTAAATAGTAAAAATGATAATGTTGTATTTGGGATTAAAGCTCATACTCTTGAAGTGCCAATTAATGAATTAAATAAAGGCACAGCAGTTAATGAAGAAAATAAAGAATTAGAAGAAAGTTCTGGAACTAATACAAATAATAATCCTAGCGAATCAGATGCAGAAAATAATCCGCCAAGAATTGATGATAGTGTAAGTGAATCAGAAAGTTCTGAAAGTGAAATTGAAACAAATGCAGGAACTAATGTTGAAGAACCATCAGATAGTGATGTTTCAAGAGAAGAAGAAGAAACGGGTTCACCAAAAACTGATGATTCTAGAACAGATTCAAGTCCTGAAGAAAATAATGCGATTTCAAAAGAATCTGATACATCTGAAGCAGAAAGTAATAATAATCCACCAACAATTGACGATAGTGTACGTGAATCGGAAAGCTCTGAAGGCGAAATCGAAACAAATATAGGAACTAATGTTGAAGAACCATCAGATAGTGATGTTTCAAGAGAAGAAGAAGAAACGGGTTCACCAAAAACTGATGATTCTAGAACAGATTCAAGTCCTGAAGAAAATAATGCGATTTCAAAAGAATCTGATACATCTGAAGCAGAAAGTAATAATAATCCACCAACAATTGACGATAGTGTACGTGAATCGGAAAGCTCTGAAGGCGAAATCGAAACAAATATAGGAACTAATGTTGAAGAACCGACAGAGCCATCAGATAGTGATATTTCAAGAGAAGAAGAAACGGGTTCACCAAAAACTGCTGATTCTAGAACAGATTCCAGTCCTGATGGAAAGATAGATCAAGTTAATGATTCTTCAACATCTGAATCACAACCAAATAATCCAGTTGAAACAGGGGATCAAACCAATTCAAATACAACAACTGATGAAAGTTCAGTGACAGAAAGCGATAATTCTAATAATGAAAAAGAATTAGAAGATGTTTCAATTAATTCTAAAAAACCTAAAACAAACAAAACAAATGTTATTTTATGAAGTATTTTAGGTGCTTTAGCCGGAATTGTAACTTTTGGTATGGCAACTTTCTTTATTGTTAAATCAATGAAAAAAAGAGTTAAAAAATAA
- a CDS encoding dihydrolipoyl dehydrogenase family protein, producing the protein MYDLIVIGWGKAGKTLANKLGSQGQKIALIEKDPKMYGGTCINVGCLPTKSLVHDAKLVSQMRSLGIENNYEVNNAFFKKAMEHKQNLVKKLNKVNFDILENNPNVDLYLGDASFESENSIKVTKYDYQEIILEAKKILINTGAIPNKLSIEGSDSKNILTSEQLLELQELPKDILVIGAGFIGLEFASIFNHFGSNVQIFQKGNIFLPSEDQSDADAIKDSLIKRGIKIDFDIDLIKFVDLRNNKTKVVYSQNDQIKEAVFDKILVAIGRRPNTDGLNLEKANIKVNERGIIISNKLLQTTNENVYVAGDVKGGYQFTYISLDDSRIIYPQLANLEASYTKDDRKYVPFASFIDPTYARAGLNEKEAKEKGIEFTVKYLPSLKIPKAHVIRETEGYYKVLIDKEGYIIGAIVFNYEAHEIINLLSVAIKYKIKASDLKDFIYVHPNFTEALNDVLA; encoded by the coding sequence ATGTACGATTTAATTGTTATTGGTTGAGGTAAAGCAGGTAAAACACTAGCTAATAAGTTAGGTTCTCAAGGTCAAAAAATTGCCCTAATTGAAAAAGATCCTAAAATGTATGGAGGAACCTGCATTAATGTAGGTTGCTTGCCAACTAAATCATTAGTTCATGATGCAAAATTAGTTTCTCAAATGCGCAGTCTTGGAATTGAAAATAATTATGAAGTTAATAATGCTTTTTTCAAAAAAGCAATGGAGCATAAACAAAACCTTGTTAAAAAATTAAACAAAGTTAATTTTGACATTTTAGAAAACAACCCTAATGTTGATTTATATCTTGGAGACGCTTCTTTTGAAAGTGAAAATAGCATAAAAGTTACAAAATATGATTATCAAGAAATTATTTTAGAAGCTAAAAAAATCTTAATTAACACCGGAGCTATTCCAAATAAATTATCAATTGAAGGTTCTGATTCTAAAAACATCTTAACTAGCGAGCAACTTTTAGAACTTCAAGAATTACCAAAAGACATTTTGGTAATTGGAGCTGGTTTTATTGGGCTTGAATTTGCTTCAATTTTTAATCACTTTGGATCAAATGTTCAAATTTTTCAAAAAGGAAATATCTTTCTTCCTTCAGAAGATCAAAGTGATGCAGACGCTATTAAAGATAGCTTAATCAAAAGGGGAATTAAGATTGATTTTGATATTGATTTAATTAAATTTGTTGATTTAAGAAATAATAAAACTAAGGTAGTTTATAGTCAAAATGATCAAATCAAAGAAGCTGTTTTTGACAAAATCTTGGTAGCTATTGGTCGCAGACCAAACACTGATGGACTTAATTTAGAAAAAGCTAATATTAAAGTAAATGAAAGAGGAATTATTATTAGTAACAAGTTACTCCAAACCACAAATGAAAATGTTTATGTGGCTGGCGATGTTAAAGGTGGCTACCAATTTACTTACATTTCACTTGATGATTCACGGATTATTTATCCGCAACTTGCTAATTTAGAAGCGTCTTACACTAAAGATGATCGTAAATATGTTCCTTTTGCTTCGTTTATTGATCCAACATACGCTAGAGCTGGATTAAATGAAAAGGAAGCAAAAGAAAAAGGAATTGAATTTACAGTTAAATACTTGCCATCACTTAAAATACCAAAAGCACACGTTATTAGAGAAACTGAGGGGTACTACAAAGTGCTTATTGACAAAGAAGGCTATATTATAGGTGCAATTGTCTTTAATTATGAAGCTCATGAAATTATCAACTTGCTTTCAGTAGCAATCAAATACAAAATTAAAGCTAGTGATTTAAAAGATTTCATTTATGTGCATCCAAACTTTACAGAAGCGCTTAATGATGTTTTAGCTTAA
- a CDS encoding IMPACT family protein — MNLETLYEEKKSKFYGNIFKIKDKTEIAQIIEKVRKNHKKARHVCSAYLLNLEGVFQAGYDDDGEPKGTAGKAIYDLFQFKNISNVLVIVVRYFGGIKLGAGGLVRAYRKSAGQIIDLFLQSEKE, encoded by the coding sequence GTGAATTTAGAAACACTATACGAAGAGAAAAAATCTAAGTTTTATGGCAATATTTTCAAAATAAAAGATAAAACAGAAATTGCTCAAATCATTGAAAAGGTTAGAAAAAACCACAAGAAAGCTCGACATGTTTGCAGTGCTTATTTGCTTAATTTAGAAGGTGTATTCCAAGCTGGTTATGATGATGATGGTGAGCCCAAAGGAACTGCAGGAAAAGCAATTTATGATCTTTTCCAATTTAAAAATATTTCTAATGTTTTAGTAATTGTGGTTCGGTATTTTGGTGGAATAAAACTTGGAGCTGGCGGCCTTGTTAGAGCATATCGTAAAAGTGCTGGACAAATAATTGATTTATTTTTACAATCAGAAAAGGAATAA